One Sagittula stellata E-37 genomic window carries:
- a CDS encoding ABC transporter permease — protein MSAPPRIPLWPAFRAIAARELLRFVHQRERFLAALVRPLVWLLVFAAGFRAALGLSIIPPYQTYITYETYIVPGLCGMILLFNGMQSSLSLVYDREMGSMRLLLTAPLPRWYLLFSKLCGATFIGILQCYAFLVIAVLFGIDHPPLGYVTILPALVLAGLMLGSLGLALSSFIKQLENFAGVMNFVIFPMFFLSSALYPLWKMQESSELLYWICRLNPFTHAVELIRFALHVDFSPWALLWTLVATAVFTLFALWGYDPARGLIRRKS, from the coding sequence ATGAGCGCGCCGCCCCGCATCCCGCTCTGGCCGGCCTTCCGCGCCATCGCCGCGCGCGAGCTTTTGCGGTTCGTGCACCAGCGGGAGCGTTTCTTGGCAGCGCTGGTGCGCCCGCTCGTCTGGCTGCTGGTCTTTGCCGCCGGGTTCCGCGCAGCACTCGGGCTGTCGATCATCCCGCCGTACCAGACCTACATCACCTACGAGACCTACATCGTGCCCGGCCTGTGCGGAATGATCCTGTTGTTCAACGGGATGCAGTCGTCGCTGAGCCTTGTCTACGACCGGGAGATGGGGTCAATGCGGCTATTGCTGACGGCGCCCCTGCCCCGGTGGTATCTATTGTTTTCAAAGCTTTGTGGGGCGACGTTCATAGGAATTCTGCAGTGCTACGCGTTCCTTGTCATCGCCGTGCTGTTCGGCATCGACCATCCGCCGCTTGGCTATGTCACCATCCTGCCCGCGCTGGTGCTGGCGGGGCTGATGCTGGGGTCGCTGGGTTTGGCGCTGTCGTCCTTCATCAAGCAGTTGGAGAACTTCGCCGGCGTGATGAACTTTGTCATCTTCCCGATGTTCTTCCTGAGCTCCGCGCTCTATCCCCTTTGGAAGATGCAGGAATCCTCGGAACTGCTGTACTGGATCTGTCGCCTGAACCCGTTCACCCACGCGGTGGAGCTGATCCGGTTCGCGCTGCATGTCGACTTTTCGCCGTGGGCGCTCTTGTGGACGCTAGTGGCAACGGCCGTCTTCACCCTGTTCGCCCTTTGGGGATACGATCCGGCGCGCGGGCTGATCCGGCGCAAATCGTGA
- a CDS encoding YVTN family beta-propeller repeat protein has protein sequence MKYTPLLATLLLSHPATADEIWVTNEKDNTVSVIDISTMEVTRTLPTGERPRGITFSHDYSVVYICASDSDSVQVMDPVSGEVLHDLPSGEDPEQFVLHPDNRHLYIANEDDAITTVVDTETRSVVAQINVGIEPEGMAVSPDGKIAITTSETTNMAHWIDTETQMLFANTLVDSRPRHAEFVKDGTELWVSAEIGGTVSVFDVATQTEKAKFGFEIKGVHPDKIQPVGFELTADDSHAFVALGPANHLAVVNAETYEVEDYILVGRRVWHMAFNADKSLLFTTNGVSGDVTVVDVAARKALKTIKVGRFPWGAAFRPTQ, from the coding sequence ATGAAGTACACACCGCTCCTCGCAACCCTCCTGCTCTCCCATCCCGCCACGGCGGACGAGATCTGGGTAACGAACGAAAAGGACAACACGGTCTCCGTGATCGACATCTCGACCATGGAGGTGACGCGCACCCTCCCCACCGGCGAGCGCCCGCGGGGCATCACCTTCAGCCACGACTATTCCGTGGTCTACATCTGCGCCTCCGACAGCGACTCGGTGCAGGTGATGGACCCCGTCTCGGGCGAGGTCCTGCACGATCTGCCCTCGGGCGAGGACCCGGAACAGTTCGTGCTGCATCCAGACAACCGCCACCTCTACATCGCCAACGAGGACGACGCGATCACCACGGTCGTCGATACCGAGACACGCTCCGTCGTGGCCCAGATCAACGTCGGCATCGAACCCGAGGGCATGGCCGTCTCGCCCGATGGCAAGATCGCCATCACCACATCCGAGACGACGAACATGGCGCATTGGATCGACACGGAAACCCAGATGCTCTTCGCCAACACGCTGGTCGATTCCCGGCCGCGTCACGCAGAGTTCGTCAAGGACGGGACCGAGCTCTGGGTCAGCGCCGAGATCGGCGGCACCGTGTCGGTCTTCGACGTGGCGACACAGACGGAGAAGGCCAAGTTCGGGTTCGAGATCAAGGGCGTGCACCCCGACAAGATCCAGCCCGTGGGATTCGAACTGACAGCCGACGACAGCCACGCCTTCGTGGCGCTGGGGCCGGCGAACCACCTCGCCGTGGTGAACGCCGAGACCTACGAGGTCGAGGACTACATCCTCGTCGGGCGCCGGGTCTGGCACATGGCGTTCAACGCCGACAAGTCGCTCCTGTTCACGACCAACGGCGTGTCGGGCGACGTGACGGTGGTCGACGTGGCAGCGCGCAAGGCGCTGAAGACCATCAAGGTCGGCCGTTTCCCCTGGGGCGCGGCCTTCCGCCCCACGCAATGA
- a CDS encoding PQQ-dependent methanol/ethanol family dehydrogenase: protein MNKFVAAVTLSLLAISAQAEVTEDMLANDQTMTNQVVTNGMGRDLQRYSPLDTLNKDNVKNLVPAWAFSLGGEKQRGQETQPLVYDGVMYITGSYSRMYAIDLETGKELWQYDARLPEGILPCCDVINRGAALYGDKVIFGTLDARLVALDAKTGDVVWNKKIADYKAGYSYTAAPLIVNGLVITGNSGGEFGIVGEVQARDVDTGEMVWTRPVIEGHMGTLNGKESTMTGTLNATWPGDMWKTGGGATWLGGSYDAETDTLVFGTGNPAPWNSHLRNAGTPTEGNKGDNLYAASRLGIDPATGEIKWHYQTTPREGWDYDGVNEVVAYTDREGNKRFATADRNGFFYVLNREDGAFVDAYPFVKDITWASDIGDDGRPIYNEDNRPGDPTASADGEKGDVVFSSPGFLGGKNWMPMAFSQKTGNFYVPSNEWGMDIWNEPITYKKGAAYLGSGFTIKPNYEDHIGSLKAIDPATGEWKWEYKNDAPLWGGVMTTAGGLVFFGTPEGKFMALDDETGEELWSFQTGSGIVGQPITWEKDGEQYVSVVSGWGGAVPLWGGEVAKKVNYLNQGGMVWTFRLPKELASAE, encoded by the coding sequence ATGAACAAGTTCGTCGCCGCCGTCACCCTGTCCCTGCTCGCGATCAGCGCGCAGGCCGAGGTGACCGAAGACATGCTGGCCAACGACCAGACGATGACCAACCAGGTTGTCACCAATGGCATGGGCCGGGACCTGCAGCGCTATTCGCCGCTGGATACCCTCAACAAGGACAACGTCAAGAACCTTGTCCCCGCGTGGGCGTTCAGCCTAGGCGGTGAAAAGCAGCGCGGGCAGGAAACCCAGCCGCTGGTTTACGACGGCGTGATGTACATCACCGGGTCGTACTCGCGGATGTATGCCATCGACCTGGAGACCGGCAAGGAACTCTGGCAATACGACGCCCGCCTGCCGGAAGGCATCCTGCCCTGCTGCGACGTCATCAACCGCGGCGCGGCCCTGTACGGCGACAAGGTGATCTTCGGGACGCTCGACGCACGGCTCGTGGCGCTGGATGCCAAGACCGGCGACGTCGTCTGGAACAAGAAGATCGCCGATTACAAGGCAGGCTATTCCTACACGGCGGCCCCGCTGATCGTGAACGGGCTGGTCATCACCGGCAACTCCGGCGGTGAATTCGGCATCGTGGGCGAAGTGCAGGCGCGCGACGTCGACACCGGCGAGATGGTCTGGACCCGCCCGGTGATCGAAGGCCACATGGGCACGCTCAACGGCAAGGAATCCACCATGACCGGCACGCTGAACGCGACCTGGCCGGGCGACATGTGGAAGACCGGCGGCGGCGCCACCTGGCTGGGCGGTTCCTACGACGCAGAGACCGACACGCTGGTCTTCGGCACCGGCAACCCGGCGCCCTGGAACAGCCACCTGCGGAATGCGGGCACGCCGACCGAAGGCAACAAGGGCGACAACCTTTATGCCGCCAGCCGTCTCGGCATCGACCCCGCCACGGGCGAGATCAAGTGGCACTACCAGACCACCCCGCGCGAAGGCTGGGACTACGACGGCGTGAACGAAGTGGTCGCCTACACCGACCGCGAGGGCAACAAGCGCTTTGCCACCGCCGACCGCAACGGCTTCTTCTACGTTCTGAACCGCGAAGACGGCGCCTTTGTCGATGCCTATCCCTTCGTGAAGGACATCACCTGGGCCTCCGACATCGGCGACGACGGCCGCCCGATCTACAACGAGGACAACCGCCCCGGCGATCCCACCGCCTCGGCCGATGGCGAGAAGGGCGATGTGGTCTTCTCCTCCCCGGGCTTCCTCGGCGGCAAGAACTGGATGCCCATGGCGTTCAGCCAGAAGACCGGCAACTTCTACGTGCCCTCCAACGAATGGGGCATGGACATCTGGAACGAGCCGATCACCTACAAGAAGGGCGCCGCCTACCTCGGCTCCGGCTTCACCATCAAGCCGAACTACGAGGACCACATCGGCTCGCTCAAGGCGATCGATCCCGCCACGGGCGAATGGAAGTGGGAATACAAGAACGACGCGCCGCTCTGGGGCGGCGTGATGACCACCGCCGGCGGCCTCGTGTTCTTCGGGACCCCCGAAGGCAAGTTCATGGCGCTCGACGATGAGACCGGCGAAGAGCTCTGGTCGTTCCAGACCGGTTCCGGCATCGTCGGCCAGCCGATCACCTGGGAAAAGGACGGCGAACAGTACGTCTCTGTCGTGTCCGGCTGGGGCGGCGCTGTTCCGCTCTGGGGCGGCGAGGTCGCCAAGAAGGTCAACTACCTCAACCAGGGCGGCATGGTCTGGACGTTCCGCCTGCCGAAGGAACTGGCGTCGGCCGAGTAA
- a CDS encoding MFS transporter, translating into MSETFPSPRLAVSAAFALNGVLLGAWAARVPAVVDRFDLSEGTLGILLLVMGIGALMSFPLAGRLADRYGAFPVTKVLAGVYLVSIVAIGLAPDTTVLALALFLFGVGHGAMDVTMNSWAAEVERHAGRSIMSSFHAMWSLGAGLGAGGGWLASRQDLPLDAHFAVTALVAMVIFGPLMHTQWTSTRTTPQAKGPVFALPRGALVLVGLIAMGAGLGEGAAADWSAVFLADVIQATPSQAALGYAVFSVTMVVMRLNVDRLITRFGAVAVARFSGLTAAAGYLLATAFATLPTALAGFVLMGLGYAAVIPLAFSRAAADPDVPPGQAIASVATLGYGAMLLGPPTIGFVAEATSLRASFLLVGCVALMIAALAPVLGRRTHRATV; encoded by the coding sequence ATGTCTGAGACCTTCCCCTCGCCCCGCCTGGCCGTCAGCGCCGCCTTCGCCCTGAACGGCGTCCTGCTGGGCGCCTGGGCCGCGCGCGTGCCCGCCGTCGTCGACCGGTTCGACCTTTCCGAAGGCACGCTGGGCATATTGCTGCTGGTCATGGGGATCGGCGCATTGATGTCCTTTCCGCTCGCCGGACGACTGGCCGACAGGTACGGCGCCTTTCCGGTGACCAAGGTGCTGGCGGGCGTCTACCTCGTCTCCATCGTGGCCATCGGCCTCGCCCCCGACACGACCGTGCTGGCGCTGGCGCTTTTCCTCTTCGGGGTGGGCCACGGCGCCATGGACGTGACGATGAACAGCTGGGCCGCCGAAGTGGAACGCCACGCGGGCCGCTCCATCATGTCGTCCTTCCACGCAATGTGGAGCCTCGGTGCCGGGCTCGGCGCAGGAGGCGGCTGGCTGGCGTCCCGGCAGGATCTGCCTCTGGATGCCCATTTTGCCGTGACCGCGCTGGTCGCGATGGTGATCTTCGGCCCTCTGATGCACACCCAGTGGACCTCGACCCGGACCACGCCGCAGGCCAAGGGGCCGGTCTTTGCCCTACCGCGCGGCGCGCTGGTGCTGGTCGGACTGATCGCCATGGGCGCGGGCCTTGGCGAAGGCGCCGCCGCAGACTGGAGCGCGGTCTTCCTCGCCGACGTCATCCAGGCGACCCCGTCGCAGGCCGCGCTGGGATACGCGGTGTTCTCCGTCACGATGGTGGTCATGCGCCTGAACGTCGACCGCCTGATCACCCGCTTCGGCGCCGTTGCGGTGGCGCGGTTCAGCGGCCTGACCGCCGCCGCAGGCTACCTGCTGGCGACCGCCTTTGCCACGCTGCCAACGGCGCTCGCCGGTTTCGTGCTGATGGGGCTGGGCTATGCGGCGGTCATCCCGCTGGCCTTCAGCCGCGCCGCCGCCGACCCGGACGTGCCGCCGGGACAGGCCATCGCCTCCGTCGCGACGCTGGGATACGGAGCCATGCTGCTGGGACCGCCGACCATCGGTTTCGTGGCCGAAGCGACGTCGCTGCGCGCATCGTTCCTGCTGGTGGGCTGCGTCGCCCTGATGATCGCCGCGCTGGCGCCTGTCCTGGGCCGCCGGACCCACCGCGCCACGGTCTGA
- a CDS encoding ABC transporter substrate-binding protein, translating into MRTILAAMTAILLAAAGPIRADEIRVAWVRQEIALPPTLSNLDPMPDDLGVAGARLGIADNATTGTFMGQSWTLTEHAVAPDGDFAGAVEAALAETDLLVIDASADALLRAADMPGTARALLFNTAAPETPLRGTDCRANVLHTLPSRAMLTDALMQFFVMRRWTALVMIEGPKPGDRALAESYRASAAKFGLSIRRTAEWTFDADLRRSAAAEVPLLTQQFGKYDVLIAADEANDFARYIPYNTWMPRPVAGSEGLRPAAWSPAVEQWGAAQLQSRFTRATGRAMLPRDYAAWAAVRAIGEAVTRSGATTAPELRSYMLSGAFELGGFKGRPLTFRPWNGQLRQSIPLTHRGALVADAPLDGFLHPISELDTLGLDAPESGCAAFAK; encoded by the coding sequence ATGCGCACGATCCTGGCAGCGATGACCGCAATCCTGCTGGCGGCGGCGGGGCCCATCCGGGCAGACGAGATCCGCGTGGCATGGGTCCGGCAGGAGATCGCCCTGCCCCCGACCCTGTCGAACCTCGACCCCATGCCCGACGATCTCGGCGTCGCGGGCGCACGCCTGGGGATCGCCGACAACGCCACCACGGGCACCTTCATGGGCCAGTCCTGGACGCTGACGGAACACGCGGTGGCGCCAGACGGCGACTTCGCCGGCGCGGTGGAGGCGGCGCTGGCCGAGACCGATCTCCTGGTGATCGACGCCTCCGCCGACGCGCTCCTCCGGGCCGCCGACATGCCGGGCACCGCGCGCGCGCTGCTCTTCAACACCGCCGCGCCGGAAACGCCGCTGAGAGGCACCGACTGCCGCGCCAACGTGCTGCACACCCTGCCCTCGCGCGCCATGCTGACCGATGCGCTCATGCAGTTCTTCGTGATGCGCCGCTGGACCGCGCTGGTGATGATCGAAGGGCCGAAACCCGGCGACAGGGCGCTGGCCGAAAGCTATCGGGCCTCGGCTGCAAAATTCGGCCTGTCGATCCGGCGCACCGCCGAGTGGACCTTCGACGCCGACCTGCGCCGCAGCGCCGCCGCCGAAGTACCGCTCCTGACCCAGCAGTTCGGCAAGTACGACGTGCTGATCGCCGCCGACGAAGCCAACGACTTCGCCCGCTACATCCCCTACAACACCTGGATGCCGCGCCCGGTCGCTGGCAGCGAGGGGTTGAGGCCCGCCGCATGGTCCCCGGCGGTGGAACAGTGGGGCGCGGCCCAGCTCCAGTCCCGCTTCACCAGGGCCACCGGGCGCGCGATGCTACCGCGAGACTACGCTGCCTGGGCCGCGGTGCGCGCCATCGGCGAGGCGGTCACCCGCTCGGGCGCCACGACCGCGCCGGAGCTCAGGTCCTATATGTTGTCCGGCGCTTTCGAACTCGGCGGCTTCAAGGGCCGCCCGCTGACCTTCCGCCCGTGGAACGGCCAGCTGCGCCAGTCCATCCCGCTCACCCACCGCGGTGCGCTGGTCGCCGATGCCCCGCTCGACGGCTTCCTGCACCCGATCTCGGAACTCGACACGCTGGGCCTCGACGCTCCCGAAAGCGGCTGCGCCGCCTTCGCGAAGTGA
- a CDS encoding c-type cytochrome: MARILPTLALLLAAAPAFADTFEEVKVAAGKTLFDAECRRCHAPNATDPSYGPPLENVLNRAAGSVGNYDYSIALEASGIVWTPAALRAWMEDNDGFMPGTKMRHVGIEDRTVQDFILAYLASISPQDNTAVDGE; the protein is encoded by the coding sequence ATGGCCCGCATTCTACCGACCCTCGCGCTGCTGCTGGCAGCTGCCCCCGCTTTCGCCGACACCTTCGAGGAGGTGAAGGTCGCGGCCGGCAAGACGCTGTTCGACGCCGAATGCCGACGTTGCCACGCCCCCAACGCCACCGATCCGTCCTACGGCCCGCCACTTGAGAACGTCCTGAACCGGGCCGCCGGAAGTGTCGGAAATTACGACTATTCCATCGCGCTGGAGGCCTCGGGAATCGTCTGGACGCCCGCCGCATTGCGTGCCTGGATGGAGGACAACGACGGCTTCATGCCCGGCACCAAGATGCGCCACGTCGGCATCGAGGACCGCACCGTTCAGGACTTCATCCTGGCCTATCTCGCGTCGATCAGCCCGCAGGACAACACCGCCGTCGACGGCGAGTGA
- a CDS encoding ABC transporter ATP-binding protein, translated as MLTVSDLSFSYGARQALDAVSFSAEPGRFTALLGPNGAGKSTLFALMTRLFTSSVGRISIAGHDMAAAPRAALAKMGVVFQQPTLDLDLTVRQNLVYFAALHGLSGKDAETRIAAALDRLSMLERAGEKVRALNGGHRRRTEIARALVHDPAVLLCDEPTVGLDAQARSAITDHVHDLAADGLTVLWATHLTDEVRPLDDVILLHRGRIRARGRAETLTEGSPLKDWFLAATEGET; from the coding sequence ATGTTGACCGTTTCCGATCTTTCCTTTTCGTATGGCGCCAGGCAGGCGCTCGATGCCGTGAGCTTTTCGGCGGAGCCGGGGCGGTTCACCGCCCTTCTGGGCCCGAACGGTGCCGGCAAGTCCACGCTGTTCGCGCTGATGACCCGGCTGTTCACCTCTTCGGTCGGGCGGATTTCCATCGCGGGCCATGACATGGCGGCGGCACCCCGCGCGGCGCTGGCCAAGATGGGTGTGGTATTCCAGCAGCCGACGCTCGACCTCGATCTGACGGTGCGGCAGAACCTCGTCTATTTCGCGGCGTTGCACGGGTTGTCCGGCAAGGACGCCGAAACGCGGATCGCGGCGGCGCTCGACCGGCTTTCGATGCTGGAGCGGGCGGGCGAAAAGGTGCGGGCGCTGAACGGCGGCCATCGGCGGCGGACCGAAATCGCGCGGGCCCTTGTGCATGACCCTGCCGTCCTGCTTTGCGACGAGCCGACCGTCGGGCTGGACGCGCAGGCGCGCTCGGCCATCACCGATCACGTGCACGACCTGGCCGCGGACGGGCTGACCGTGCTTTGGGCCACGCATCTGACTGACGAGGTGCGCCCCCTGGACGACGTGATCCTTCTGCATCGCGGGCGGATCCGGGCACGTGGCCGGGCCGAGACGTTGACGGAGGGTTCGCCGCTGAAGGACTGGTTCCTGGCCGCCACGGAGGGGGAGACATGA
- a CDS encoding DeoR/GlpR family DNA-binding transcription regulator yields MTFAPNSPEARQDALRFRLDRGQPLNLAALAEEFGVSTDSIRRDLKALEAQGHARCIRGGALPVSRPAAHTLDRLGHDGAEQAALAAAALPLIGNDMVLMMDGGTSVLALAQGLPHLPDCLVVTPAPAVALATLAAGIPTHLVGGRLSAFGAVAVGHETVTALDGIAADMAFIGVCGLDAGFGLSADDPDEAHVKRAMIASAHRTVALTGAAKLGLRARHRVAPCTDLDLLITDAADDLTAPLAASGLEIRHV; encoded by the coding sequence ATGACCTTCGCCCCCAACAGTCCCGAAGCGCGCCAGGACGCGCTGCGCTTCCGCCTCGACCGGGGCCAGCCGCTGAACCTGGCCGCACTGGCCGAGGAGTTCGGCGTTTCAACCGACAGTATCCGCCGCGACCTGAAGGCGCTGGAGGCGCAGGGCCATGCGCGTTGCATCCGCGGTGGCGCGCTGCCGGTGAGCCGCCCCGCCGCCCACACCCTCGACCGGCTGGGACATGACGGCGCCGAGCAGGCCGCACTGGCCGCCGCCGCGCTGCCGCTGATCGGGAACGACATGGTCCTGATGATGGACGGCGGCACCTCGGTTCTGGCGCTGGCGCAGGGGCTGCCCCACCTGCCCGACTGCCTCGTGGTGACACCCGCGCCCGCCGTGGCGCTGGCGACGCTGGCCGCGGGCATTCCCACGCACCTCGTCGGCGGGCGCCTCTCGGCCTTCGGCGCCGTGGCGGTCGGCCATGAGACGGTGACCGCGCTCGACGGCATTGCTGCCGACATGGCCTTCATCGGTGTCTGCGGGCTGGACGCGGGTTTCGGCCTCTCCGCCGACGACCCGGACGAGGCGCACGTCAAGCGGGCGATGATCGCCTCCGCACACCGCACCGTGGCCCTGACCGGCGCCGCAAAGCTGGGATTGCGCGCGCGCCACCGCGTCGCCCCTTGCACCGACCTCGACCTTCTGATCACCGATGCCGCAGACGACCTGACCGCCCCGCTTGCGGCATCCGGGCTGGAGATACGCCATGTCTGA